One window of Gemmatimonas aurantiaca genomic DNA carries:
- a CDS encoding DUF4097 family beta strand repeat-containing protein, whose amino-acid sequence MSMFSPFPTFDMFSSPVPMSARSRIASRLTTGVLALALIGMAAPAHAQDSRRENAFTWSGTIPSGRQLFIKNINGGIDVERSSSGRVEVTAEKQWRRGNPEQVRIEQKRSGDNVVICALWNEESTCDEDGIRSRRSSRHSDRNDVSVHFTVRVPEGVRVNLSTVNGGIEVNGVTSEVVATTVNGSLRARSAGGPVRATTVNGSIYVAMGSVGSAEELEYTTVNGAITIELPDNFGAQFDLSTVNGRVNTDFPITVSGTLSSRRLRGTVGNGHTRLRASTVNGAITLRRLN is encoded by the coding sequence ATGAGCATGTTCAGCCCGTTCCCCACGTTCGACATGTTTTCGTCCCCGGTGCCCATGTCGGCCCGTTCCCGCATCGCATCGCGTCTCACCACCGGTGTGCTCGCGCTCGCGCTGATCGGCATGGCCGCACCCGCGCACGCGCAGGACTCCCGGCGCGAGAACGCCTTCACCTGGTCCGGCACCATCCCGTCCGGCCGTCAACTGTTCATCAAGAACATCAATGGCGGCATCGACGTGGAGCGCAGCAGCAGCGGACGCGTGGAAGTCACCGCCGAGAAGCAGTGGCGACGGGGAAATCCGGAACAGGTCCGCATCGAGCAGAAGCGCTCCGGCGACAACGTCGTGATCTGCGCCCTCTGGAACGAAGAGTCGACCTGCGATGAAGACGGCATCCGCTCGCGCCGGAGCTCCCGGCACAGCGACCGTAACGACGTCTCGGTGCATTTCACGGTGCGTGTGCCCGAAGGCGTCCGCGTGAATCTCTCCACCGTGAACGGCGGCATCGAAGTGAACGGCGTCACGAGCGAAGTGGTGGCCACGACCGTCAACGGCAGTCTGCGGGCCCGCAGCGCGGGCGGGCCGGTGCGGGCCACCACCGTGAACGGCAGCATCTACGTGGCCATGGGCTCCGTCGGCAGCGCCGAGGAACTCGAATACACTACGGTGAACGGCGCCATCACCATCGAACTGCCGGACAACTTCGGCGCGCAGTTCGATCTCTCGACGGTCAACGGCCGCGTGAACACCGACTTCCCCATCACCGTGTCGGGAACCCTGTCCTCGCGTCGGCTGCGGGGAACGGTGGGCAACGGACACACCCGGCTGCGTGCCAGCACGGTGAACGGAGCCATCACCCTGCGCCGCCTGAACTGA
- a CDS encoding radical SAM protein, with protein sequence MPLPLPVFPSLAAEPLRLLTHQADLQYHAAPARGIFNPPSATHMGFWSINPYVGCAFGCAYCYARDTHRYTLERAGPIGQAIANRLPPWLAFERRILVKEHAAIRVREALRSSRAPKAGDSLVIGSATDPYQPAERRFRVTEGVLLALAEADVRGWAIVIITKSPLVTRDIPVLQRLARHNTVGVHISLITVDRELARRLEPRAPTPEARLRAVRRLAASDIDVSVNCMPVLPGITDHPEMLQELVARIAETGARSFGACALRLRSASRRRYLPMIREQFPALADRYESTYRESVYAKDTYRTGLSQYMLGLAQQHGLVLREYRRLEPGYDVTGASDALGKSDATKEDSKDEIKTNIEEQLQLAFQNTGL encoded by the coding sequence ATGCCGCTCCCGCTGCCGGTGTTTCCGTCGCTTGCCGCCGAGCCTCTGCGTCTGCTCACGCATCAGGCGGATCTGCAGTATCACGCCGCCCCCGCGCGCGGAATCTTCAATCCGCCATCGGCGACACACATGGGATTCTGGTCGATCAATCCCTATGTGGGATGCGCCTTCGGCTGCGCGTACTGCTATGCGCGGGACACCCATCGGTACACCCTCGAGCGGGCCGGTCCCATCGGACAGGCCATCGCCAATCGCCTGCCCCCTTGGCTGGCCTTCGAGCGACGGATCCTGGTGAAGGAACATGCGGCCATCCGGGTGCGGGAAGCGCTGCGGTCATCGCGGGCACCCAAGGCCGGGGATTCGCTGGTGATCGGATCGGCCACCGACCCCTACCAGCCCGCCGAGCGCCGTTTCCGGGTCACCGAAGGTGTGCTGCTGGCCCTGGCCGAGGCCGACGTGCGTGGGTGGGCCATCGTGATCATCACCAAAAGTCCGCTGGTCACGCGGGACATTCCCGTGCTGCAGCGGCTGGCCCGGCACAACACGGTGGGCGTGCACATCTCCCTGATCACGGTCGACCGGGAGCTGGCGCGCCGGCTGGAGCCGAGAGCGCCCACGCCGGAAGCCCGGTTACGGGCCGTGCGGCGATTGGCGGCCTCGGATATCGATGTGAGCGTGAACTGCATGCCGGTCCTGCCGGGCATCACGGACCACCCGGAGATGCTGCAGGAGCTGGTGGCCCGGATCGCCGAGACCGGAGCCCGGAGCTTTGGCGCCTGCGCCCTCCGCCTGCGATCGGCTTCGCGGCGTCGGTATCTGCCGATGATCCGCGAGCAGTTTCCGGCCCTGGCCGATCGGTACGAGTCCACGTATCGCGAAAGTGTCTATGCCAAAGACACTTATCGGACAGGATTGAGCCAGTACATGCTCGGTCTGGCTCAACAACACGGCCTGGTGCTGCGGGAGTATCGACGGCTGGAGCCGGGATATGACGTGACCGGCGCCAGCGACGCCTTGGGAAAGAGCGATGCCACAAAAGAAGACTCAAAGGATGAAATAAAGACAAACATCGAAGAGCAACTGCAGTTGGCCTTCCAGAACACCGGTCTCTGA
- a CDS encoding DUF4097 family beta strand repeat-containing protein, with protein sequence MTMKTRYRVPLVAGVATALLLSGAWVPLAAQRVRDTTVEMTRTSVVDVTLASGNVIIRGIGGTTGSVRGLRSDQRVRSTGVALTVAGRADDDDDRSSRTRSRARNRDALEIDVPRGVRVVVNTRSGDVDVQDFTGELEVYSQSGTQRLQEVRGRVIAESLSGDVTITGAPTSVRLTTVSGDIAIRGARGEVEVHSTSGDVRIDEALLSRLLVEAMSADVDFGGSFTEDARVQLSTHSGDIVLRLPDTLHGRIDVSTVSGNLTAGFPMTLAPGNITSIRGGRSARRYQMGNGGPLQFDITTFNGDVRILRGNRS encoded by the coding sequence ATGACGATGAAGACCCGATATCGTGTACCCCTGGTGGCCGGAGTGGCCACGGCTCTGCTCCTGAGCGGCGCGTGGGTTCCGCTGGCTGCCCAGCGGGTTCGCGATACGACGGTCGAGATGACACGCACGTCGGTGGTGGATGTCACACTGGCCTCGGGCAACGTGATCATCCGTGGCATCGGCGGCACCACGGGCAGCGTGCGCGGTCTGCGCAGCGATCAGCGGGTCCGCAGCACTGGGGTGGCGTTGACGGTGGCCGGCCGGGCCGATGACGACGATGACCGGAGCAGTCGGACGCGGAGCCGTGCCCGGAACCGTGATGCGCTCGAGATCGATGTGCCGCGTGGGGTGCGGGTGGTGGTCAACACCCGGTCGGGCGATGTCGACGTGCAGGACTTCACGGGTGAACTCGAAGTCTATTCGCAGAGCGGCACGCAGCGACTCCAGGAAGTGCGCGGACGGGTCATCGCCGAGTCGCTCTCCGGAGACGTCACCATCACCGGGGCGCCGACATCCGTGCGACTCACCACGGTCAGCGGTGACATCGCCATCCGCGGGGCGCGGGGCGAGGTGGAAGTGCATTCCACCAGCGGTGATGTCCGCATCGACGAGGCGCTGCTGTCCCGTCTCCTGGTGGAAGCCATGAGTGCCGATGTGGATTTTGGCGGCAGTTTCACCGAAGACGCCCGCGTGCAGTTGAGCACACACTCCGGCGACATCGTGTTGCGTCTGCCGGACACCCTGCATGGCCGCATCGATGTCTCCACGGTTTCCGGCAATCTGACCGCCGGTTTTCCGATGACCCTGGCCCCCGGCAACATCACGTCCATCCGCGGGGGACGCTCCGCTCGTCGATACCAGATGGGCAATGGTGGTCCGCTGCAGTTCGATATCACGACTTTCAACGGCGACGTCCGCATTCTGCGAGGCAATCGTTCATGA
- a CDS encoding TonB-dependent siderophore receptor, protein MKKKRHSSHKALTGVLVATSAVGLVPAKLPAQGVEARNRAQQPAARPERFDVPAGPLDAALRQFEAATALTLRIDAPIVGMQTKGVQGDFTPQQALARLLDGTGLTYVFTGEKVVMVRPRGTAVLDAVNVTATPRVSSAKYTEQQVDITRSIAVISKEVLQQQAATSLRDVIRNVPGITINAGEGGSMPGDNFNIRGFSATNDLFVDGVRDLSGFSRESFNLEQVEVIKGPNSGVSGRGSTGGTINMVTKVPSLRAERSGSIALGSADQRRATVDANQPLAVPGIPGVAVRVAAVSSNSGVAGNDVIEYNSWGVAPSLSLGLGTSTQATIAYTRSEQDNIPSYGVESFAGVPTVNTRHFFGLRSLDFEKVHANNTSLKLSHVFNDHLTLRNQLTDSHSDVGRIVTPVNPTTGVRRPKTHAVENDILANQTSLTAAFQTGALAHDMVIGADVSRENSVRGSYTIATRTYPSIADLNNPTADADYRSEITRTVARRVKAQSAALYAFETLKIGTKLELNGGLRWDRYKPEYTDSASKATMASTGNAPIETRNVSGNAGINFKPTVGSSLYFSYGTSFNPSTENLSNDAVNANSKLPPEKSRTFEMGAKWELFKQRLLTSFALFRTEKTNARTTDPANPGLGTILAGKQKVEGGEVSMTGRVTDDWTVLAGYSRMIGKYVESPNPAQTDAPFTNVPAHSLSAWTSYALTKRLEVGGGGRYVDRRLLRATAAATVYVPGYHTYDAMAKYQLSPTLGLQVNLLNLTDELYYDSGRMWVPAAGRAVSVTTSVKF, encoded by the coding sequence ATGAAGAAGAAGAGACACAGTTCGCACAAGGCGCTTACCGGTGTCCTGGTGGCCACGTCGGCCGTCGGGCTCGTGCCGGCCAAGCTGCCTGCGCAGGGGGTTGAAGCCCGCAATCGCGCGCAACAGCCGGCCGCTCGTCCCGAGCGTTTCGATGTTCCGGCCGGTCCCCTCGATGCCGCCCTCAGGCAGTTCGAAGCGGCGACTGCTCTCACGCTCCGCATCGACGCGCCGATCGTGGGCATGCAGACCAAGGGCGTGCAGGGAGATTTCACGCCGCAGCAGGCGCTGGCGCGTCTGCTCGATGGCACCGGGCTGACCTACGTCTTCACCGGTGAGAAGGTCGTCATGGTCCGTCCACGCGGCACCGCTGTGCTGGACGCCGTGAACGTCACCGCCACGCCGCGCGTGTCGTCGGCCAAGTACACCGAACAGCAGGTGGACATCACCCGCTCGATCGCCGTCATCTCGAAGGAAGTGCTGCAGCAACAGGCGGCCACTTCGCTACGCGACGTGATTCGCAACGTTCCCGGTATCACCATCAATGCCGGTGAAGGCGGTAGCATGCCGGGTGACAACTTCAACATCCGCGGCTTCAGCGCCACCAACGATCTGTTCGTCGATGGCGTGCGCGATCTCAGCGGATTCTCCCGCGAGTCCTTCAACCTCGAACAGGTCGAAGTCATCAAGGGGCCCAACTCCGGCGTCAGCGGACGCGGCTCCACGGGTGGCACCATCAACATGGTGACCAAGGTGCCGAGTCTGCGTGCCGAGCGCAGTGGATCCATTGCCCTCGGCTCGGCCGATCAGCGTCGCGCCACGGTGGATGCCAACCAGCCGTTGGCGGTGCCCGGTATTCCGGGGGTCGCGGTGCGCGTGGCGGCCGTCTCCAGCAACAGCGGTGTGGCCGGCAACGATGTCATCGAGTACAACAGCTGGGGGGTCGCGCCTTCGCTGTCCCTCGGACTCGGCACCTCCACGCAGGCCACCATCGCCTACACACGCTCCGAACAGGACAACATTCCGTCGTACGGCGTGGAGAGCTTTGCCGGGGTGCCGACCGTCAACACCCGTCATTTCTTCGGTCTGCGCAGTCTCGATTTCGAGAAGGTCCATGCGAACAACACGTCGCTGAAGCTTTCCCATGTCTTCAACGACCATCTGACGCTGCGCAATCAGCTCACGGACTCTCACTCCGACGTCGGACGTATCGTCACGCCGGTGAATCCCACTACCGGTGTCCGCAGGCCCAAGACGCACGCGGTCGAGAACGACATCCTCGCCAACCAGACCAGTCTCACCGCGGCATTCCAGACGGGTGCACTCGCGCACGACATGGTCATCGGTGCCGATGTTTCGCGTGAGAACAGTGTGCGCGGATCGTACACGATCGCGACGCGCACGTATCCATCGATCGCCGATCTCAACAACCCGACCGCCGATGCCGACTATCGCTCGGAGATCACACGAACGGTCGCCCGCAGGGTGAAGGCGCAGTCGGCCGCGTTGTACGCGTTCGAGACGCTGAAGATCGGCACGAAGCTCGAACTGAACGGCGGGCTGCGCTGGGATCGCTACAAGCCGGAGTACACCGACTCCGCGTCGAAGGCCACGATGGCGAGCACGGGCAACGCGCCGATCGAGACGCGCAATGTCAGCGGCAATGCGGGCATCAACTTCAAGCCGACCGTGGGGAGCAGTCTCTACTTCTCGTACGGCACGTCGTTCAATCCGTCCACGGAAAATCTCTCCAACGATGCGGTGAACGCCAACAGCAAGTTGCCGCCCGAGAAGAGCCGCACGTTCGAGATGGGGGCGAAGTGGGAGCTGTTCAAGCAGCGTCTGCTCACGTCGTTCGCGCTCTTCCGCACGGAGAAGACGAACGCCCGCACCACCGATCCGGCCAACCCCGGTCTCGGGACCATCCTCGCCGGCAAGCAGAAGGTGGAAGGCGGGGAGGTCTCCATGACGGGACGGGTCACCGACGACTGGACGGTGCTGGCCGGATATTCGCGCATGATCGGCAAGTACGTGGAATCGCCGAATCCCGCGCAGACCGATGCGCCGTTCACGAACGTACCAGCGCACAGCCTCAGTGCCTGGACGAGCTACGCACTCACGAAGCGTCTCGAAGTCGGCGGCGGGGGACGGTATGTCGATCGTCGTCTGTTGCGTGCCACCGCCGCGGCCACGGTCTACGTGCCGGGATATCACACCTACGACGCGATGGCGAAGTATCAGCTCAGTCCCACGCTGGGACTGCAGGTGAATCTCCTCAATCTCACCGACGAGCTGTACTACGACAGTGGACGCATGTGGGTCCCCGCGGCCGGTCGTGCGGTGTCGGTGACGACCTCCGTGAAGTTCTGA
- a CDS encoding error-prone DNA polymerase, whose amino-acid sequence MTADRTIPSSANPYADQYAELHCHSAFSLLDGAAHPEHLVTRARELGYYALALTDHDDMGGIVRFGVASREQATRGILGVELTVRVPHLDGRRGSRRTHLVLLAETREGYRNISTLVTRARMDSERGHPSVPLALVAQHAKGITALTGCPRGWIPQLLAEGRQDEARTAVEELSAAFEGHLAIECWDHRLPEERALVDQLRSLSQQVGVPWVVTNNVHYAEASQRIVHDTLNALRHGRTLDGMGTRLRPNAEWALKDPRLIFRRWRGAEEGVHATVDIAKRCLFRLEELRPTMPAYPLPSGMSADDYLADLAYTGATERWGATLTDAQRNQLEYELAFIRRKGYAGFFLTVWGIVRHARAEGILCQGRGSAASSAVCYCLGITAVDPVYFGLLFERFLAEDRNEAPDIDIDFAHRDRERILQHVYNRYGREHAAMVCEQITWGGRSASRDAARVLGFSPQQGDALATFNDRHGAHTTADLFETPEGRTHLQAAGFDLADPRVQQLAPVINGLQELPRHRSIHVGGFVLSEEPLGSLVPIEPASMADRTVIQWEKDDLDPVGMFKVDLLGLGMLTVVQDCLRYIRHTQDEHIDLARFDMDDEKVYDVMCRADTVGVFQIESRAQMSTLPRLKPRCFYDLVVEVALIRPGPIQGQMVHPYLRRRAGLETVKYLHDDLEPILQRTLGVPLFQEQGMQVAIKLASFTPQQADELRRTMGHKRSRARMAKIEVQLRDGMRRNEIDDDTIDRICQQINGFADFGFPESHSASFALVVYATAWLRLYYAPEYLCAILNAQPMGFYAPGTLIEDAKRHGVEVRPVDLTRSGWDHSLELPDGRTLMPNDGVIRWGPRQTPTTAMAESTTTSTTASTTASTTASAAAGSDATTPPPAVAVRLGVRLIRNLGTKARHALEAALAEGPFHTLEEAVRRVTLDARAWRALAEAGALDGMFTHEPPERRRRVALWEVLAMTKEPALPLAPRRASPPPASLAACTPVELTEADYRMTGVSLAGHPMKHARAVLEPNGVRTIEDLLTQGTDGETVAVAGIVICRQRPPTAHGFVFLTLEDETGMLNIVVTPDRFAPNADLISREPLLLIRGMLQVESGVVHIRARKFRALKLGSGEDHVPRHDYH is encoded by the coding sequence ATGACGGCAGACCGGACGATCCCGTCATCGGCCAACCCGTATGCCGACCAATACGCGGAGTTGCACTGTCATTCGGCGTTTTCCCTGCTCGATGGTGCCGCGCACCCCGAGCATCTCGTCACGCGCGCGCGGGAACTCGGGTATTACGCGCTCGCCCTCACCGATCATGACGACATGGGCGGCATCGTGCGTTTCGGGGTGGCCAGCCGTGAACAGGCGACCCGGGGTATTCTCGGCGTCGAACTCACCGTGCGCGTGCCGCATCTGGATGGACGACGTGGCAGCCGACGCACGCATCTCGTCCTGCTCGCGGAAACCCGTGAAGGCTATCGCAACATCTCCACGCTCGTCACGCGCGCCCGCATGGACAGCGAGCGTGGGCACCCCAGTGTGCCGTTGGCCCTGGTGGCACAGCATGCCAAGGGGATCACCGCCCTCACCGGATGTCCACGCGGCTGGATTCCGCAACTGCTCGCCGAAGGACGCCAGGACGAAGCCCGCACGGCTGTCGAGGAATTGTCAGCGGCTTTCGAGGGGCACCTGGCCATCGAATGCTGGGATCATCGTCTGCCCGAGGAACGCGCCCTCGTGGATCAGTTGCGTTCCCTCTCGCAGCAGGTGGGCGTTCCGTGGGTGGTGACCAACAACGTGCATTACGCGGAAGCCTCACAACGCATCGTGCACGACACCCTGAATGCCCTGCGACATGGCCGCACGCTCGACGGGATGGGCACACGCCTGCGTCCGAACGCCGAATGGGCGCTGAAGGATCCGCGACTCATCTTCCGGCGCTGGCGGGGAGCGGAAGAGGGCGTGCACGCCACGGTCGACATCGCGAAACGCTGTCTCTTCCGACTGGAGGAACTCCGGCCGACCATGCCGGCCTATCCGTTGCCGTCCGGGATGAGTGCCGACGACTATCTCGCCGATCTCGCCTACACCGGCGCGACGGAACGCTGGGGCGCCACGCTGACCGATGCTCAGCGCAATCAACTCGAATACGAACTCGCGTTCATCCGTCGGAAGGGGTATGCCGGATTCTTTCTCACTGTATGGGGCATCGTCCGTCATGCGCGTGCAGAAGGCATTCTGTGCCAGGGACGCGGATCGGCGGCCAGTTCCGCGGTCTGTTACTGCCTCGGCATCACGGCGGTCGATCCCGTGTACTTCGGTCTGCTCTTCGAACGGTTTCTCGCCGAAGACCGCAACGAAGCGCCGGATATCGACATCGACTTCGCCCATCGGGATCGCGAACGCATTCTGCAACACGTCTACAACCGGTATGGACGTGAACACGCCGCGATGGTCTGTGAACAGATCACCTGGGGTGGACGCAGTGCATCCCGCGATGCTGCCCGCGTGCTGGGATTCTCCCCCCAGCAGGGCGATGCACTGGCCACGTTCAACGACCGCCACGGCGCGCACACCACCGCCGATCTGTTCGAAACGCCGGAAGGACGCACCCATCTGCAGGCCGCCGGATTCGATCTGGCCGATCCTCGCGTGCAGCAGCTCGCACCCGTGATCAACGGGCTGCAAGAACTGCCACGGCATCGCTCCATTCACGTGGGGGGATTCGTGCTGTCCGAGGAACCGCTCGGCTCCCTCGTGCCCATCGAGCCGGCCTCGATGGCGGATCGCACCGTCATCCAATGGGAGAAGGACGACCTCGATCCGGTGGGCATGTTCAAGGTGGATCTGCTCGGTCTCGGCATGCTCACCGTGGTGCAGGACTGTCTGCGGTACATCCGTCATACGCAGGACGAACACATCGACCTGGCGCGCTTCGACATGGACGATGAGAAGGTGTACGACGTGATGTGCCGCGCCGACACGGTGGGCGTGTTCCAGATCGAAAGCCGCGCGCAGATGAGCACCCTGCCGCGTCTCAAGCCACGGTGCTTCTACGATCTCGTCGTCGAAGTGGCGCTCATCCGTCCCGGACCCATCCAGGGGCAGATGGTGCATCCGTATCTGCGACGGCGGGCCGGACTCGAAACGGTGAAGTATCTGCACGACGATCTCGAGCCCATTCTCCAGCGCACCCTGGGCGTGCCGCTCTTCCAGGAGCAGGGCATGCAGGTGGCCATCAAACTGGCGAGTTTCACCCCGCAGCAGGCCGATGAACTGCGCCGGACCATGGGACACAAACGCTCCCGCGCACGCATGGCGAAGATCGAGGTGCAGCTGCGCGATGGCATGAGGCGCAACGAGATCGACGACGACACCATCGACCGCATCTGCCAGCAGATCAACGGCTTTGCCGATTTTGGTTTCCCCGAGAGCCACTCGGCGAGTTTTGCCCTCGTGGTATATGCAACGGCCTGGCTGCGTCTCTACTACGCGCCGGAATACCTCTGCGCCATTCTCAACGCGCAGCCCATGGGATTCTACGCGCCGGGTACGCTCATCGAGGATGCCAAACGGCATGGGGTGGAAGTCCGCCCCGTCGACCTGACCAGAAGCGGGTGGGATCATTCCCTGGAGTTGCCCGACGGCCGGACGCTCATGCCCAACGACGGCGTGATCCGCTGGGGGCCGCGGCAGACACCGACCACCGCGATGGCCGAATCGACGACGACATCGACGACGGCATCGACAACGGCATCGACAACGGCATCAGCGGCCGCAGGCAGCGACGCCACGACACCACCTCCTGCGGTCGCCGTCCGGCTTGGTGTCCGCCTGATTCGCAACCTCGGCACCAAGGCGCGTCACGCACTCGAAGCGGCACTCGCGGAAGGCCCGTTCCACACCCTCGAGGAAGCCGTGCGACGTGTGACTCTCGACGCGCGGGCGTGGCGTGCCCTCGCCGAGGCGGGTGCGTTGGACGGCATGTTCACTCATGAACCGCCCGAGCGACGCCGGCGCGTGGCCCTCTGGGAAGTGCTCGCGATGACCAAGGAGCCGGCACTGCCGCTCGCTCCCCGACGTGCCTCTCCGCCACCCGCATCATTGGCCGCCTGCACGCCGGTGGAGCTCACCGAAGCCGATTATCGCATGACCGGTGTGTCACTGGCGGGCCATCCCATGAAGCACGCGCGGGCGGTGCTCGAACCCAACGGCGTTCGTACCATCGAAGACCTCCTCACCCAGGGCACCGATGGAGAGACCGTGGCGGTGGCCGGCATCGTCATCTGTCGTCAGCGTCCACCGACAGCCCACGGTTTCGTCTTTCTCACGCTCGAAGACGAAACGGGCATGCTCAACATCGTCGTCACACCCGACCGCTTCGCGCCCAACGCGGACCTCATCTCGCGTGAACCCCTGCTGCTCATCCGCGGGATGCTGCAGGTGGAGAGCGGCGTGGTGCACATCCGGGCCCGGAAGTTCCGCGCCTTGAAACTTGGCAGCGGTGAGGATCACGTGCCGAGGCATGACTACCATTGA
- a CDS encoding YidB family protein encodes MGLLDDALGQMAGSLLNGQGGAKGGQAPQDMLGGLLKQFGGGTGGAGNAGNLQGLLAVAMSLVQQHGGLEGIVQKLQAGGLGDVVQSWIGTGANVSVTGAQLQKALGGDVMQNAAAEAGVSPEEASEGLASVLPELVNHLTPGGQLPGNNGDLLKSVMGMLGR; translated from the coding sequence ATGGGATTGCTGGACGACGCACTGGGACAGATGGCGGGCTCGTTGTTGAACGGGCAGGGCGGCGCGAAGGGCGGCCAGGCGCCGCAGGACATGCTGGGCGGTCTGCTGAAGCAGTTCGGTGGTGGCACCGGCGGGGCTGGCAACGCGGGCAACCTCCAGGGACTGCTGGCGGTGGCGATGAGTCTGGTGCAGCAGCATGGAGGCCTCGAGGGCATCGTGCAGAAGCTGCAGGCCGGCGGACTTGGCGATGTGGTCCAGTCGTGGATCGGCACCGGTGCCAATGTTTCGGTGACCGGCGCGCAACTGCAGAAGGCGCTCGGCGGCGATGTCATGCAGAACGCCGCGGCCGAAGCGGGGGTGTCACCCGAGGAAGCGAGCGAAGGACTGGCCTCCGTGCTGCCCGAACTCGTGAATCATCTCACCCCCGGCGGACAGTTGCCGGGCAACAACGGCGATCTCCTCAAGTCGGTCATGGGGATGCTCGGGCGCTGA
- a CDS encoding Fe2+-dependent dioxygenase, with amino-acid sequence MLLQVPEVLTPDEVRALRTQLDQAEWVDGRVTAGHQSSRTKNNMQIPEDNPIARQVGDQILAALQRHPLFMGAALPLKVFPPLFNSYAGGQSFGMHVDNAIRQVRGTPHRIRTDLSATLFLTDPEDYEGGELIIEDTYGQHRVKLPAGHLVLYPSTSLHLVEPVTRGARVSSFFWIQSMVRDDAERTLLFDLDMAIQRLNQDAPDHPTAVQLTGIYHNLLRRWADA; translated from the coding sequence ATGTTGTTGCAGGTACCCGAAGTTCTCACGCCCGACGAAGTGCGCGCGCTTCGCACGCAACTCGACCAGGCCGAATGGGTGGATGGACGCGTGACGGCGGGACACCAGTCGTCACGCACGAAGAACAACATGCAGATTCCCGAGGACAATCCGATCGCCCGGCAGGTGGGCGATCAGATCCTCGCGGCCCTGCAGCGTCATCCGCTCTTCATGGGAGCGGCGTTGCCGCTCAAGGTCTTCCCGCCGCTGTTCAACAGCTATGCGGGCGGTCAGTCGTTCGGCATGCATGTCGACAACGCCATCCGCCAGGTGCGCGGTACACCGCATCGCATCCGCACCGATCTGTCGGCGACGTTGTTTCTCACCGACCCCGAAGACTACGAGGGGGGAGAACTCATCATCGAGGACACCTACGGGCAGCATCGGGTCAAGCTGCCTGCGGGGCATCTCGTGCTGTATCCGTCCACCAGTCTGCACCTGGTCGAGCCGGTCACGCGTGGTGCGCGTGTGTCCTCGTTCTTCTGGATCCAGAGCATGGTGCGCGACGATGCCGAGCGAACGCTCCTGTTCGATCTCGACATGGCGATCCAGCGGCTCAATCAGGATGCGCCGGATCATCCGACGGCAGTCCAGCTCACGGGCATCTATCACAATCTGTTGCGTCGCTGGGCGGATGCCTGA
- a CDS encoding 4a-hydroxytetrahydrobiopterin dehydratase, protein MSASVPSALSDIEIQRALGPLPGWSRKGDAICKSYHFATFPAGIAFIARVAEVAERLQHHPDIDIRYTRVLFQLSTHDAGGITQKDFELASQIEALAAA, encoded by the coding sequence ATGTCTGCCTCAGTCCCTTCGGCCCTCTCCGACATCGAGATCCAGCGCGCATTGGGGCCTCTCCCCGGCTGGTCGCGGAAAGGCGACGCCATCTGCAAGAGCTACCATTTCGCGACATTTCCCGCGGGCATCGCCTTCATTGCGCGGGTGGCCGAGGTGGCCGAACGACTCCAGCATCATCCCGATATCGATATCCGATACACCCGGGTTCTGTTTCAGCTCAGCACCCACGATGCCGGCGGGATCACGCAGAAGGATTTCGAACTGGCCAGCCAGATAGAGGCATTGGCCGCCGCCTGA